One Streptomyces sp. 840.1 genomic window, AGCTGGGAACGTCGGTGCCGGAGACACCCGCGACGGCCTTCATGCGGTGGTCGGTCTGGGCGGCGTAGGGCACGTAGGCGCCCGAGCCGCAGACGCCCATGACGCCGATGCGGTCGGAGTCGACCTCGGGGCGGGTGGTCAGGTAGGAGACCGCCGCGCGGAAGTCCTCGGCGCGCTGGAAGGGGTCCTCCAGGCCGTGCGGCGTGCCCTCGGACTCGCCCTGGAAGGCGGCGTCGAAGGTCAGGACGGCGAAGCCTTCCCCCACCAGGCGCGTGGCGTATCCCGCCGGGGACTGTTCCTTGACGCCGGTCGTCGGATGGCCGACGACGACCGCGGCGAACGGGCCGTCGACGCCCTCGGGAAGGTAGAGGTGGCCGGCGAGCTGGAGGCCGTTGGTCGGGAAGCGGACGTCGGTCCTCATTCTGTCCTCCTGGGATCGTGGGTGGCCGCTGTCTGCGGGCTCGTATCCACTGTCCGCCCGCCGGCCGGGGCGCAGGAAGGTCGGGCTGCTTCCTAGGAAGGATCTTTCCCAGGCAGGGGCGTTGCCGGGGTGCCATCCTGGACGGGTGACTGGTTCCGCGCACCTCCGTGAGCTGGGTGAGTTCTTCAAGCACCGCCGTGGCGAGCTCACGCCGGCGCAGGTCGGGCTTCCCGATCACGGGCACACCCGGCGTCGCGTCCAGGGCCTGCGCCGCGAGGAGGTCGCCGAGCTGGCCACGATCAGCACCGACTACTACGTGCGCATCGAGCAGGGCCGCCTGGCGCCGTCACCGGCGGTGCTCGACGCTCTCGTACGGGCGCTACGGCTCGACGGCGACCAGCGGAAGTACGTGGACGGGCTGATGGGCCAGGCGGCCCGGTCCGGGCCCCGCAGGACGCCGCGCCGTCCGGCCCGGCCCAGGGTGCACCCGCACCTTTCGCGGTTGCTCGGGCAGCTCACCGATACGCCCGCCATCGTCTTCGGGCCACGGCTCGACATCCTCGCGTGGAACCCGCTGGCGGCGAGGCTGCTGTGCGACTTCGCGGCCGTGCCCGAACCCGAGCGCAACTACATCCGTATGGTCTTCACCGATCCGGTGATGCGCGAGATCTACGCCGAGTGGGAGGACGTGGCCCGCACGTGCGTAGAAGTCCTGAGGATGGAAGCGGGCACCCATCCCACCGACCCGGCTCTCACGGCTCTGGTGGGCGAGCTGTCCGTGGCCGATCCGCAGTTCCGGGTCTGGTGGGCCGAGCACCGCGTCGCGCATCAGGACTTCGGCAGCAAGCGCATTTCCCACCCCGCGCTCGGAGACCTCACCCTCGACTGGGACACCTTCCACTACGCCGGCGCACCGGAGCAGCAGCTCGTTCTCTGGTCTGCCGAACCCGGCACCCGGGACGCCGAACGGCTGGCCGAGCTGGCGCGCGGTACGGTGCCGCGTCCGTGACCGCCCTCTCGCCTGCCTGCCGGCCGGATCAGGCCGGGCTCAGGAGGCGGACGGCCCGATGCGGATGATCTGGATCAGGTTGCCGCAGGTGTCGTCCAGGACCGCGGTGGTGACCGGACCCATCTCCACCGGCTCCTGCGTGAAGCGCACGCCGAGTCCGCGCAGCCGGTCGAACTCGGCGTGGACGTCGTCCACGGCGAAGGAGGTGGCCGGGATGCCGTCCTTGACCAGCGCCGTCTTGTAGGGCTTCACCGCCGGGTGGCCGTCGGGCTCCAGGAGCAGTTCGGTCCCGTCGCGGTCGTCGGGCGAGACGACGGTGAGCCACCGGTCCGCGCCGAGCGGGACGTCGTTCTTCTTCACGAAGCCCAGCACATCCGTGTAGAAGCGGACGGCCTTCTCCTGGTCGTCGACGAAGACGCTGGACAGATGGATCCTCATGGGTGCTCCCCGGTGCATCGGCCCTGAGCCATCGGAGTGCGATGCGCTCAGGGGTAACGGTGGTCAGATCGTGGCACCCGCCTCTGACATCGCTCCCCTCAGCGCTGGTCGGCGCGGAACATCTCACTCTCACGCACCACGGCCAGGGCGAAGGCGAGACGCTTGTCGAGCGGGCCGCCGACCTTGATGAAGTACCAGCGCTCGCTCTGGGCGGTGCGCGGGAAGGTCAGCACCTCCTGCCCGTACTCCCCGTCCGTCGCTCCCAGCACCCAGACCAGGGGCCTGAGGCCGCCGCCCTCGGAGCCCGCCGTCTCGTCCGACCCGAAGGACAGCACGGAGTCGACGACGCCCTCGACGACATGCCCCACCCCGCGCCCCAGGGACGCCTTCGCGCCGCCCTTCGCCCACTCGCGGGGGGCCACGATGCCGGGGTGTCCGGGCTGTTCCAGCCACAGGCCGTGCTGGCTGAGCCGCTTGGTGACCGGGGTGCGGCGGACCGATCCGAGGTCCTGGCCGGCGGCATCCGTCACCCGGAAGCGGTCGGAGCCGTCCGGGAGGACCGTGCACAGCAGGCGGCGGGCGGCCTCGTCCTCGTTCTCGTCCTCGAAGAGCCGGAACCCGCCCTTGGTGAGCGCTGCGGACGGGTCGACGGGGACGATGTAGACGCCGGGCACCATGTACGTGTCGCCCCCGCGCATCCTCATGAACCGGACCGCGTGCGGGCCCTCGCCCCGCGTCGACTTCCGCATCGTGTGCCGCATCATCCGGCCCACCGTGAACTGGGTGATCGAGTCCCAGTGCACCGCCTCGAACGGCTCGGCCCGCCGGTTCCTCCCGAATGCCATGCGCTTCCCCTCCCCGTCCGCCGGAGCCCTCCCCGACGCCACGACGAGACGATACGAGAGGGGCCACCGCAGGCGCTCAGCCGCCTTCGAGTTCCCGGCGCACCGTGGCGGCGATGGGGGCGAGCGCCGCAGCGAGGTGGCGGCGCTGGGCGGCGCTGAGCGGATCGAACACCAGCCGCTTCACCTGGGCGACGTGTTCCGGTGCGCTCTCGACGAGCTTCTGCCGGCCCGCGCCGGTCAGGGCCGCGAGGGTGTAGCGGCCGTCGCCGGGGTCGGGGCGGCGGGTGACCCAGTCGCGGGCCTCGAAGCGGTCCATCAGCTTCGACAGGCGGGGCTGGGTGCTGTCGCAGACCCGGGCCAGGTCGCTGAGCCGCATCGTGGCCCCGTCGGACATCGACAGCTGGGCCAGCACCCCGTACTCGAAGTTGGAGATGCCCGCGTCCCGCTGCAGCTGGCGGTCGAGGGCTGCCGGGAGGGCGATGACGACCGTGAGCAGCGCCTGCCAGAGGTCCTGCTGGTCGTCGTCGAGCCAGGGTGACTGGGTGTCCATGAACCCCATCCTACTTGCCCCGGCAACTCACATCACTTGCTTGGGCAAGTGATTCCGGGTTACCTTCTGACTTGCCTCGGCAAGTGAAAACACTTGCCCAGGGAAGTGAAGGAGCTGCTTTCGATGACCGATACGAGCAAGCTGCCGCCCCCGGACGGCCTCATTTCCCCCTTCCCGTTACGCGCACCGGCCGCCGCTTATGACGACCTGCTCGCCCGGGTCCTGCCACAGGCCCGCGGGCAGCGGCTGTGGGACCCCTCCGACGGCCCCATGCCCAGCCTCTTCGTCAGCCACGGCGCCCCGTTCACCCTCGACGATCCGCAGTGGCTCGGCGACCTCTTCGACTGGGCCCGGTCGATGCCCAAGCCCCGGGCCGTCGTCGTCATCTCGGCCCACTGGGAACGGGCACCGGCCGCCATCTCCCGAGCGACGGCAGGCGGACCGCTGCACTACGACTTCACCGGCTTCCACCCCCGGTACAAGACCCTCACCTACGCGACCCCGGACGCCACCGGCCTGGCCCGGCGGCTCACGGGGCTGCTGGGCCGGACACCGGTGCACGAGTTCGCGGACCGGGGCCTCGACCACGGCGCCTACATCCCGCTCATGGCCATGTACCCCGCAGCCGACGTCCCGGTCGTGCAGCTGTCGATGCCCAGCCTCGACCCCGGCGCCCTGCTCCGGCTCGGGGCGCACCTGCGACCCCTGCGCGACGAGGGCGTCCTCGTTCTCGGCTCGGGCTTCATGACGCACAGCTTCGACGTGTTCCGCCGGCCGGAGCTCGCCGCCGCCACCGGGGCCTTCGACGAATGGGCCGCCGATGCCCTCGCCCGGGGCGACGCCGACGCCCTCACCGACTACCGCGTCAAGGCGCCGGGCGTCGCGGTCGCCCACCCGACGGCCGACCACTTCGTCCCGCTGCTGCTCGCCGTCGGCGCCGCCGACGACCCGGGCAGCGCCGTGAGCGCCATCGACCGGATGGTGATGGGCAATTCCATCCGCTCGGTCCAGCTGACCTGAGTGCCCCACCGCGATCACCGCAACAACTGCAATCACCGCAATCACCCCGGAGGAAATGCCATGAAGGCAGTACGTATCCACGAGTTCGGCGGCAGCGACGTCCTTCGCCACGAAGAGGTGGACCGCCCCGTCCCCGGTCCCGGGCAAGTGCTGGTCCGGGTGGCGGCCACGTCGTTCAACCCGGTCGACGACCACATCCGCGCCGGATTCCTGGCCGAGATGATCCCGATCACCCTCCCGTACGTGCCCGGGATCGACCTGGCGGGCACCGTCGCCGAACTCGGCGCGGACGTGACGGGTCCGGAGGTCGGCGACCGCGTCGTGGCGATGCTGCCCCTGGACTCCGCAGGCGGCGCCGCCGAGTACGCGATCGTCGCGGCCGACTCGCTGGCCCCGGCACCCCGGACGACCGAGCTGGCCGACGCCGCCGCGCTTCCGCTGACCGGCCTCGCGGCCTGGCAGACGACCTTCGAGCTGGCCGAGCTGAAGCCCGGTCAGACCGTCCTGGTCAACGGGGCGGGAGGCGCGGTGGGCAGCCTCGTGGTCCAGCTCGCCGTCGACGCGGGGGCACACGTGACCGCTGTGGACGCGCCTCAGCACGCCGACCGCCTCCGGGGTTACGGCGCGCACCGGGTCGTCGGCCCGCTCTCCCTCGCCGCCGGTCCGGCCGCCGTGGGCGGTCCGTTCCAGATCGTGGTGAACCACGTGCGCGTCTCCCCGGAGGAGCTGGCACAGCTGACGGACTACGTCGCCGACGGCGGGGTCGCCGCCAGCTCGGCCGGCCCGGTCCCCGAGGACCCCGACCGGGGGGTGCGCAGCGCGAACCTGTGGGTCCGCAGCGACGGACCCCAACTGGCGGAGCTGGTGGCCAAGGTGGATGCCGGCAAACTCCGGGTCCACGTCGCCGCCCACCGCCCGGTGAGCGAGCTGGCCGCCGTGCACGAGGAAGCGGGTGCCGGGCGGCTGCCCGGGAAGACGGTCGTGCTCGTTCCCTGATCACCCCGGCGGGCCCGCACGAGCACGTTCGCGCTGTGCACGTTCGTACCGAACAGGTTCGAACTTGTTCGACCCCAGGCCGTTCATGACGGTGGGCCGCATGGGAACTGACAGCGGCCCACCGCGACGCGGCCGCCACGAGCGGCCCGCCGAGCCCGCCCTGTCGCGGGACGGGATCGCGGCGACGGCGGCCGAGCAGGCGACGCGGGACCAGTCCGCCGACACGCAGGCCGAGTGGGGCTCCCTCACGGACACCCTGCACGGCACTTCCGCGCGCACGCACCCACCCGCACATCGCTTCCCTGGCCTCGCAGTTGGTCTCCGGCACGGCCGAACAGCGCATGTCGTGGGGTCTCGCCACCCTGATCAACTGCATCCGGGCCACCCTCGTACCTGCGGAGGACGTGTCGGCGGGAGGCGCGGGGATCTGACCGCTCCGGGGCTGCCCCGCAGCGCGCTCCCTCAGCACGCAGAACTCGTTGCCCCGGGGGTCTCCCACCACTCCGATCCGACGGTTCCGGAGTGCGGACATGGCAACGTAAGCCCTGGTCAGAGAGCACAACGGCAGCGGGATGTCCTCGGCTCCTTCAAGGAGAACCGGAGGCAACCCGCAGAGCTCACCGTCCGAGTCCCCGGGGGCGGGCACTCGAATCGCGGGACGGAGAAAGTTCGAGTCACTAGCGGCGAGCTAGTTGCCCGT contains:
- a CDS encoding helix-turn-helix domain-containing protein, whose translation is MTGSAHLRELGEFFKHRRGELTPAQVGLPDHGHTRRRVQGLRREEVAELATISTDYYVRIEQGRLAPSPAVLDALVRALRLDGDQRKYVDGLMGQAARSGPRRTPRRPARPRVHPHLSRLLGQLTDTPAIVFGPRLDILAWNPLAARLLCDFAAVPEPERNYIRMVFTDPVMREIYAEWEDVARTCVEVLRMEAGTHPTDPALTALVGELSVADPQFRVWWAEHRVAHQDFGSKRISHPALGDLTLDWDTFHYAGAPEQQLVLWSAEPGTRDAERLAELARGTVPRP
- a CDS encoding VOC family protein — translated: MRIHLSSVFVDDQEKAVRFYTDVLGFVKKNDVPLGADRWLTVVSPDDRDGTELLLEPDGHPAVKPYKTALVKDGIPATSFAVDDVHAEFDRLRGLGVRFTQEPVEMGPVTTAVLDDTCGNLIQIIRIGPSAS
- a CDS encoding MarR family winged helix-turn-helix transcriptional regulator, with product MDTQSPWLDDDQQDLWQALLTVVIALPAALDRQLQRDAGISNFEYGVLAQLSMSDGATMRLSDLARVCDSTQPRLSKLMDRFEARDWVTRRPDPGDGRYTLAALTGAGRQKLVESAPEHVAQVKRLVFDPLSAAQRRHLAAALAPIAATVRRELEGG
- a CDS encoding DODA-type extradiol aromatic ring-opening family dioxygenase, which produces MPSLFVSHGAPFTLDDPQWLGDLFDWARSMPKPRAVVVISAHWERAPAAISRATAGGPLHYDFTGFHPRYKTLTYATPDATGLARRLTGLLGRTPVHEFADRGLDHGAYIPLMAMYPAADVPVVQLSMPSLDPGALLRLGAHLRPLRDEGVLVLGSGFMTHSFDVFRRPELAAATGAFDEWAADALARGDADALTDYRVKAPGVAVAHPTADHFVPLLLAVGAADDPGSAVSAIDRMVMGNSIRSVQLT
- a CDS encoding NADP-dependent oxidoreductase, whose protein sequence is MKAVRIHEFGGSDVLRHEEVDRPVPGPGQVLVRVAATSFNPVDDHIRAGFLAEMIPITLPYVPGIDLAGTVAELGADVTGPEVGDRVVAMLPLDSAGGAAEYAIVAADSLAPAPRTTELADAAALPLTGLAAWQTTFELAELKPGQTVLVNGAGGAVGSLVVQLAVDAGAHVTAVDAPQHADRLRGYGAHRVVGPLSLAAGPAAVGGPFQIVVNHVRVSPEELAQLTDYVADGGVAASSAGPVPEDPDRGVRSANLWVRSDGPQLAELVAKVDAGKLRVHVAAHRPVSELAAVHEEAGAGRLPGKTVVLVP